The following are encoded in a window of Vicugna pacos chromosome 28, VicPac4, whole genome shotgun sequence genomic DNA:
- the LOC140690083 gene encoding uncharacterized protein, with amino-acid sequence MSRHTPGAERWKACTALGIYTPGPAHSCLCTHRCLHTPGPAHSWTCAHLGLHDPGHVHTWACTLFYLLPPVTAYSWACKLQVLHNPGTAQFVPALCCDGPHLSCTLLGLNTTGPAHSWACTLLALHTPGPAFSWACPQLGRPSPGPTYSWACTLLGLLPLVPAHTWVCSLLGLLPPVTAYCWASTVFGIHTPGPAVSQASAPSSDTLTSLHTPGTAQYRACTHLSLHTPRPANSWVSSLLYLHTPGPAQSRACRLLGLHTPGPALSWTSAQQGLHEHRPINSWACTLCTYTLLGLHIPGHALSWACTLQGLHTPEPAHSCDCILLGLQTPGPAHPLACPIWPCPLL; translated from the coding sequence atgtcccggcacactcctggggcggaaCGCTggaaggcctgcacagccctgggcatatacactcctgggcctgcacactcctgtctctgcacacaccggtgtcttcacacacctgggcctgcacactcctggacctgcgcacacctgggcctgcatgatcctgggcatgtacacacctgggcctgcacactcttttacctgctccctcctgtgactgcatactcctgggcctgcaaacttcaggtcctgcacaatcctggcactgcccaatttgtccctgccctctgctgtgatggccctcacctgtcctgcacactcctgggccttaacactactggccctgcacactcttgggcatgcacacttctggccctgcacactcctgggcctgccttctcctgggcctgcccgcaactcggccggccctcccctggacccacatactcttgggcctgcacactactgggactgctcccacttgtgcctgcacacacctgggtctgctcactactcggtctgctccctcctgtgactgcatactgctgggcaagcacagtcttcggcatacacacccctggccctgccgtaTCCCAGGCCAGCGCCCCCTCGTCCGACACTCTcacaagcctgcacactcctgggactgcacaatacagggcctgtacgcatctatccctacacactcctaggcctgcaaactcctgggtatcctccctcctgtacctacacactcctgggcctgcacaatccagggcctgcagactcctgggactgcacacaccagggcctgcactctcctggacctctgcacaacagggcctgcacgaacatcggCCTAttaactcctgggcttgcacactctgtacctacacactcctgggcctgcacattccagggcatgccctctcctgggcctgcacactccaaggactgcacacacctgagcctgctcactcctgtgactgcatactcctcggcctacaaactcctggtcctgcacaccccttggcctgccccatttggccctgccctctcctgtga
- the LOC140690079 gene encoding uncharacterized protein isoform X2: MQAGPARPAAGRQTAAGLRLRLAAAQVQVQELQASQEQQDQQEQQALQEWQDHQELQALQEWQDQQERQALQELQALQDRLDQQERQVLQERLDQQEWRALQECLDQQERQALQERRALQEWQALQEPWALQDRLDQQERQALQERQALQDRLDQQERQVLQERLDQQEWRALQECLDQQERQALQERRALQEWQALQEPWALQERLDQQERRALQEQLDQQEWQALHMQLEQQDLHVQQEQLEGVRGLLLDPGGPVLVLWRLPLPLPALDL; encoded by the exons atgcaagctggccctgcacgcccggcagctggacgtcagactgcagctggactacgtctccgcctcgcag cggcccaggtgcaggtgcaggaactgcaggcttctcaggagcagcaagatcagcaggagcagcaggctcttcaggagtggcaagatcaccaggagctgcaggctcttcaggagtggcaagatcagcaggagcggcaggctcttcaggagctgcaggctcttcaggatcggctagatcagcaggaacggcaggttcttcaggagcggctagatcagcaggaatggcgggctcttcaggagtgtctagatcagcaggaacggcaggcgcttcaggagcggcgggctcttcaagaatggcaggctcttcaggagccgtgggctcttcaggatcggctagatcagcaggagaggcaggctcttcaggagaggcaggctcttcaggatcggctagatcagcaggaacggcaggttcttcaggagcggctagatcagcaggaatggcgggctcttcaggagtgtctagatcagcaggaacggcaggcgcttcaggagcggcgggctcttcaggaatggcaggctcttcaggagccgtgggctcttcaggagcggctagatcagcaggaacggcgggctcttcaggagcagctagatcagcaggaatggcaggctcttcatatgcagttggagcagcaggatcttcatgttcagcaggagcagctggagggagttcgcggtctcctgctggaccctggtggtcctgttttggttctctggcgtcttcccctgcccctgcctgctctggacctgtaa
- the LOC140690079 gene encoding uncharacterized protein isoform X1 has translation MQAGPARPAAGRQAAAGLRLRLAAAQVQVQELQASQEQQDQQEQQALQEWQDHQELQALQEWQDQQERQALQELQALQDRLDQQERQVLQERLDQQEWRALQECLDQQERQALQERRALQEWQALQEPWALQDRLDQQERQALQERQALQDRLDQQERQVLQERLDQQEWRALQECLDQQERQALQERRALQEWQALQEPWALQERLDQQERRALQEQLDQQEWQALHMQLEQQDLHVQQEQLEGVRGLLLDPGGPVLVLWRLPLPLPALDL, from the coding sequence cggcccaggtgcaggtgcaggaactgcaggcttctcaggagcagcaagatcagcaggagcagcaggctcttcaggagtggcaagatcaccaggagctgcaggctcttcaggagtggcaagatcagcaggagcggcaggctcttcaggagctgcaggctcttcaggatcggctagatcagcaggaacggcaggttcttcaggagcggctagatcagcaggaatggcgggctcttcaggagtgtctagatcagcaggaacggcaggcgcttcaggagcggcgggctcttcaagaatggcaggctcttcaggagccgtgggctcttcaggatcggctagatcagcaggagaggcaggctcttcaggagaggcaggctcttcaggatcggctagatcagcaggaacggcaggttcttcaggagcggctagatcagcaggaatggcgggctcttcaggagtgtctagatcagcaggaacggcaggcgcttcaggagcggcgggctcttcaggaatggcaggctcttcaggagccgtgggctcttcaggagcggctagatcagcaggaacggcgggctcttcaggagcagctagatcagcaggaatggcaggctcttcatatgcagttggagcagcaggatcttcatgttcagcaggagcagctggagggagttcgcggtctcctgctggaccctggtggtcctgttttggttctctggcgtcttcccctgcccctgcctgctctggacctgtaa